A single genomic interval of Balaenoptera musculus isolate JJ_BM4_2016_0621 chromosome 14, mBalMus1.pri.v3, whole genome shotgun sequence harbors:
- the LOC118880044 gene encoding disintegrin and metalloproteinase domain-containing protein 1a-like yields MSVAASVTHSASILPSLRKNQVALKEGKIKFQTWAQQKRDLRLGPVPGSSCFSLRIVLLLVISLPSLYCDLGSVYYSSYEIVTPKFLTVEGREDQVEKLSYVLFMQGQKQLIHLKVKRDYFVNNFPVFSYHNGTLGQEMPFISHDCHYEGYIEGVPGSFVSVNTCSGLRGVLIKEEKSYGIEPIHSSKRFEHVLYTMAHEAPVSCSVTSNDSQVAFTSRQQESSKPRSRQVPSYLWSHTKYVEMFVVVDNQRFQMWGSDVNETVQRVMDIIALANSFTRGINTEVVLAGMEIWTEGDLTEVPVDLQVALRNFNSWRRERLFRRVKHDVAHMIIGHHPKEDTGQAFLSGACSSDFAAAVESFHHEDVLLFAALMVHELGHNLGIPHDHSACVCKDKPFGLMRENITKESGFSNCSSDFFYQFLWEHKGACLFNKPGPKGRLRRDSRCGNGVVEEDEQCDCGSDCDIHPCCDQECMLKAHALCNPGPCCNNSCQYEPIGHSCRPALGECDLPEFCLGNSGECPSDTYKQDGTPCQQGYFCVEGHCRNHDVQCADIFGYPSRSASPDCYRLFNVKGNRFGNCGIPNSSNPAYIQCAEKDLLCGKVVCTNVQQLPIIKPNCTLIQVPHGDDYCWSMDQYDTTDIPDYGDSASGNLCGSDKVCMESSCTDSSVLSYDCDLQEMCNGKGVCNNYKHCHCEAGFAPPNCKTPGTGGSVDSGPPDMEPDELPAGGGGNENTTTGNKRQEALLDSMIIILLILFFIILINVIVCITKICRQAKEEAPAPEEAPAEAAAADAAPEEAPPEQVPSEEAPPEEEGEREEEEQESEP; encoded by the coding sequence ATGTCAGTGGCAGCGTCTGTGACACACTCTGCCTCTATACTGCCTTCTCTACGGAAAAACCAAGTGGCCTTGAAGGAGGGTAAGATAAAGTTTCAGACTTGGGCTCAGCAGAAGAGGGACTTGAGGCTGGGGCCAGTGCCAGGATCTTCATGTTTCAGTTTGAGGATTGTGTTGCTGTTGGTGATTTCTCTGCCAAGCTTGTACTGTGACCTGGGATCAGTATATTACTCTTCCTATGAAATAGTCACCCCCAAGTTTCTGAcagtggaaggaagggaagaccAAGTGGAAAAGCTCTCCTATGTGCTATTTATGCAGGGCCAGAAGCAGCTGATTCACCTGAAGGTGAAGAGAGACTATTTTGTGAATAACTTTCCAGTCTTCAGCTACCACAATGGCACCCTGGGGCAAGAAATGCCTTTCATCTCACATGACTGTCATTATGAAGGCTACATAGAAGGAGTCCCAGGTTCTTTTGTTTCTGTCAACACCTGTTCAGGCCTCAGGGGCGTCCTGATTAAGGAGGAAAAATCCTATGGCATTGAGCCCATTCACTCTTCAAAACGGTTTGAACATGTGTTGTACACTATGGCCCATGAAGCTCCAGTCTCCTGTAGTGTCACTTCCAATGACAGCCAAGTGGCATTCACCAGCCGGCAACAAGAGAGCAGCAAGCCTCGCAGTCGGCAGGTGCCATCCTACTTGTGGTCACACACCAAGTACGTGGAGATGTTTGTCGTGGTCGACAACCAGCGGTTCCAAATGTGGGGCAGTGACGTCAATGAGACAGTCCAGAGAGTAATGGACATCATTGCTCTGGCCAACAGCTTCACTAGGGGAATAAACACAGAGGTGGTGCTGGCTGGAATGGAGATTTGGACCGAGGGGGACCTCACAGAGGTGCCAGTGGACCTGCAAGTTGCACTCAGGAATTTCAATAGCTGGAGACGAGAGAGGCTCTTCCGTCGTGTGAAGCATGATGTTGCCCACATGATCATTGGACACCATCCTAAAGAGGATACGGGGCAGGCATTTCTCAGTGGTGCCTGTTCAAGTGATTTTGCAGCAGCCGTCGAATCCTTCCACCATGAGGATGTCCTCCTGTTTGCGGCGCTCATGGTCCATGAGCTCGGGCACAACTTGGGTATTCCGCATGACCATTCGGCCTGCGTTTGTAAAGATAAACCCTTTGGCCTCATGCGTGAAAATATCACTAAAGAAAGTGGCTTCAGCAACTGCAGCTCTGACTTCTTCTACCAGTTCCTCTGGGAACACAAAGGGGCCTGCCTATTTAACAAGCCTGGGCCCAAAGGCCGCTTACGGAGGGACTCTCGCTGTGGAAATGGTGTTGTAGAAGAGGATGAGCAGTGTGACTGTGGTTCTGACTGTGACATTCACCCGTGTTGTGACCAAGAATGTATGCTGAAGGCTCATGCATTGTGTAATCCTGGACCCTGCTGTAATAATTCGTGCCAATATGAACCAATTGGACACAGCTGCCGTCCTGCTTTGGGGGAGTGTGACCTTCCAGAGTTTTGTCTTGGTAACTCTGGGGAATGCCCCTCAGACACCTACAAGCAAGATGGTACACCATGTCAGCAAGGTTACTTCTGTGTTGAGGGTCACTGCAGGAACCATGATGTTCAATGTGCTGACATTTTTGGGTACCCTTCAAGATCCGCCTCTCCTGACTGTTATCGGTTATTTAACGTGAAAGGGAATAGGTTTGGAAACTGTGGTATTCCCAATTCGAGTAACCCAGCATATATTCAATGTGCAGAGAAGGATCTACTTTGTGGGAAAGTTGTATGTACAAATGTGCAACAGCTACCTATTATCAAACCCAACTGTACACTGATACAGGTCCCTCATGGAGATGACTACTGCTGGTCCATGGATCAGTATGACACTACTGATATCCCTGATTATGGAGATTCAGCGAGTGGCAATCTTTGTGGCTCAGACAAAGTCTGCATGGAGTCCTCCTGCACAGATTCCTCTGTTCTCAGTTACGATTGTGATCTACAGGAAATGTGTAATGGAAAAGGAGTCTGCAACAATTATAAGCACTGCCATTGTGAGGCTGGTTTTGCCCCTCCTAACTGCAAAACTCCAGGAACTGGTGGTAGTGTGGACAGTGGCCCCCCTGATATGGAACCTGATGAACTGCCAGCAGGTGGAggtggaaatgaaaacactaccaCTGGTAACAAACGTCAAGAAGCTCTCTTAGACTCGATGATCATAATACTTCTTAtactttttttcataatattaataAACGTAATTGTTTGCATCACCAAGATTTGTAGACAGGCAAAAGAAGAAGCTCCTGCACCAGAAGAGGCACCAGCAGAGGCTGCTGCAGCAGATGCTGCCCCAGAAGAGGCTCCCCCAGAACAGGTTCCTTCAGAAGAGGCTCCcccagaagaggagggagagagagaggaggaagagcaaGAATCAGAGCCATAA
- the LOC118880048 gene encoding disintegrin and metalloproteinase domain-containing protein 1a-like, giving the protein MSVAASVTHSASILPSLRKNQVALKEGKIKFQTWAQQKRDLRLGPVPGSSCFSLRIVLLLVISLPSLYCDLGSVYYSSYETVTPKFLTVEGREDQVEKLSYVLFMQGQKQLIHLKVKRDYFVNNFPVFSYHNGTLGQEMPFISHDCHYEGYIEGVPGSFVSVNTCSGLRGVLIKEEKSYGIEPIHSSKRFEHVLYTMAHEAPVSCSVTSNDSQVAFTSRQQESSKPRSRQVPSYLWSHTKYVEMFVVVDNQRFQMWGSDVNETVQRVMDIIALANSFTRGINTEVVLAGMEIWTEGDLTEVPVDLQVALRNFNSWRRERLFRRVKHDVAHMIIGHHPKEDTGQAFLSGACSSDFAAAVESFHHEDVLLFAALMDHELGHNLGIPHDHSACVCKDKPFGLMRENITKESGFSNCSSDFFYQFLWEHKGACLFNKPGPKGRLRRDSRCGNGVVEEDEQCDCGSDCDNHPCCDQTCRLKENAECSDGLCCVKCQLKYKGFMCRPALGECDLPEYCDGSSGECPIDSYKIDGTMCDRIHYCAGGHCKNPDNQCMDIYGFSARSAPENCYISMNRKGDRFGNCGITNSPRLRYLKCVDDNIFCGKLICTNVRQVPQIKPNHTLIQVAHEGDWCWSMDAYNTTDIPDDGDVHTGTLCAPNKVCVNYSCTDYAVLKYDCKPAEMCNGKGVCNNFRHCHCEAGYAPPDCRGPGDGGSVDSGPPGKPIEIQSGGVGGGSFHRSIEFRNVGKLIFILPSFLLILLLVLIFCITLRAVIESVETLGRTSEDSSEETTSEGFLTEFLPVGLREKESEEKDQEEEGPPPEEAPSLPLEAPPPPEAPPPGEPAP; this is encoded by the coding sequence ATGTCAGTGGCAGCGTCTGTGACACACTCTGCCTCTATACTGCCTTCTCTACGGAAAAACCAAGTGGCCTTGAAGGAGGGTAAGATAAAGTTTCAGACTTGGGCTCAGCAGAAGAGGGACTTGAGGCTGGGGCCAGTGCCAGGATCTTCATGTTTCAGTTTGAGGATTGTGTTGCTGTTGGTGATTTCTCTGCCAAGCTTGTACTGTGACCTGGGGTCAGTATATTACTCTTCCTATGAAACAGTCACCCCCAAGTTTCTGAcagtggaaggaagggaagaccAAGTGGAAAAGCTCTCCTATGTGCTATTTATGCAGGGCCAGAAGCAGCTGATTCACCTGAAGGTGAAGAGAGACTATTTTGTGAATAACTTTCCAGTCTTCAGCTACCACAATGGCACCCTGGGGCAAGAAATGCCTTTCATCTCACATGACTGTCATTATGAAGGCTACATAGAAGGAGTCCCAGGTTCTTTTGTTTCTGTCAACACCTGTTCAGGCCTCAGGGGCGTCCTGATTAAGGAGGAAAAATCCTATGGCATTGAGCCCATTCACTCCTCAAAACGGTTTGAACATGTGTTGTACACCATGGCCCATGAAGCTCCAGTCTCCTGTAGTGTCACTTCCAATGACAGCCAAGTGGCATTCACCAGCCGGCAACAAGAGAGCAGCAAGCCTCGCAGTCGGCAGGTGCCATCCTACTTGTGGTCACACACCAAGTACGTGGAGATGTTTGTCGTGGTCGACAACCAGCGGTTCCAAATGTGGGGCAGTGACGTCAATGAGACAGTCCAGAGAGTAATGGACATCATTGCTCTGGCCAACAGCTTCACTAGGGGAATAAACACAGAGGTGGTGCTGGCTGGAATGGAGATTTGGACCGAGGGGGACCTCACAGAGGTGCCAGTGGACCTGCAAGTTGCACTCAGGAATTTCAATAGCTGGAGACGAGAGAGGCTCTTCCGTCGTGTGAAGCATGATGTTGCCCACATGATCATTGGACACCATCCTAAAGAGGATACGGGGCAGGCATTTCTCAGTGGTGCCTGTTCAAGTGATTTTGCAGCAGCCGTCGAATCCTTCCACCATGAGGATGTCCTCCTGTTTGCGGCGCTCATGGACCATGAGCTCGGGCACAACTTGGGTATTCCGCATGACCATTCGGCCTGCGTTTGTAAAGATAAACCCTTTGGCCTCATGCGTGAAAATATCACTAAAGAAAGTGGCTTCAGCAACTGCAGCTCTGACTTCTTCTACCAGTTCCTCTGGGAACACAAAGGGGCCTGCCTATTTAACAAGCCTGGGCCCAAAGGCCGCTTACGGAGGGACTCTCGCTGTGGAAATGGTGTTGTAGAAGAGGATGAGCAGTGTGACTGTGGTTCTGACTGTGACAATCACCCATGCTGTGACCAAACATGTAGGCTGAAGGAGAATGCCGAGTGTAGCGATGGACTCTGCTGTGTTAAATGCCAACTGAAATATAAGGGATTCATGTGCCGTCCTGCTTTGGGGGAGTGTGACCTCCCAGAGTATTGTGATGGTTCCTCTGGAGAATGCCCCATAGACAGCTATAAGATAGATGGTacaatgtgtgatagaattcactaTTGCGCTGGAGGTCACTGTAAGAACCCTGATAATCAATGCATGGATATATATGGGTTCTCTGCAAGGTCTGCCCCAGAAAACTGTTACATTTCAATGAACAGAAAAGGGGACCGGTTTGGAAACTGTGGTATTACCAACTCACCTAGGTTAAGATATTTGAAGTGTGTAGATGATAATATATTTTGTGGGAAACTTATATGTACAAATGTTAGACAGGTACCACAAATCAAACCAAATCATACACTGATCCAGGTCGCTCATGAAGGTGACTGGTGCTGGAGCATGGACGCCTATAACACCACTGATATCCCTGATGATGGAGATGTGCACACTGGCACTCTTTGTGCTCCAAACAAAGTCTGTGTAAATTACTCTTGTACTGATTATGCTGTGCTCAAGTATGACTGCAAACCAGCAGAAATGTGTAATGGGAAAGGAGTCTGCAACAATTTTAGGCACTGCCATTGTGAGGCTGGCTATGCTCCCCCTGACTGCAGAGGTCCAGGAGATGGTGGTAGTGTAGACAGTGGTCCACCTGGCAAACCAATTGAAATTCAAAGTGGAGGTGTAGGTGGCGGTTCTTTTCATCGTAGCATTGAGTTTAGAAATGTTGGCAAGCTAATTTTCATactcccttcatttcttttaatattgttgttagttttaatattttgcatTACCCTCAGGGCTGTAATTGAGTCAGTAGAGACCCTAGGGCGTACCTCGGAGGACAGTTCAGAGGAAACCACTAGTGAGGGATTCTTAACGGAGTTTCTACCAGTGGGGCTACGGGAGAAGGAGTCAGAAGAGAAGGACCAAGAAGAGGAGGGCCCCCCACCGGAGGAGGCCCCCTCGCTGCCGCTGGAGGCTCCCCCCCCGCCGGAGGCCCCACCACCAGGAGAGCCAGCACCATAA